Sequence from the Polynucleobacter sp. Adler-ghost genome:
TGATTTAGTCGATGTTATTCAATTAACAATTCAAATGTAGGGTGTTTTACATTTTTTTCAAGCAAGATAGACAGCATCAAAATTTTATCCGCTGGCGTTACGGCTAAATGAGTTGGTTTTTGATAGTAGCCAAAAGCTTTCATTGAAATTTTTATATTTTTCAGTTGGATTGCAAGCTCTAAAATTTTATTCATAGAGATTATGTTGTAAGAAATTATACTTTCACCATCCCAAGAGTTGCCAAGGGCCAATTTTTGATAAGAGTTTTTATTTCCGACCAATGAGTCTTTATCCCAAACTCTTAAGTCGAATAAGAAGTATCTTGATGAAACTCTCAATGCTTCAATGAGCATTTCACTCCAATGGTTTAGGTGGTGAAATACGCCAAATGAAAAAACAAAATCAATTGATCCATCCTCCAATGGAATTTTTTTACCATCAAAATGTATAAATTTAGTATCTGGTTTATTGGAAAAACGAGCAATAGCAGCATTTAATAAATTATGGCTTACATCAATCCCTGTATACTCAATTGCTTCCTTGCCTTCCCTGCAAAATAGGGCTGATCCACCTGCTGCACAACCTATATCTAAAACTTTATTGCTAAATTCCAGTGCCTTAGAAAAAAAATATAATTCTGATTTATAAAGATCTTTTAATTTTGTTCGATTAATTAGCCAATAATCTATCGATTCTTTGTCTTTACCATAGCCATCACCTTTCAAATTTAGAGTTTTATCTGTATTCATCAATTTCATTCGATCTTATCCGATTCATTTGTAATGCTTCTAAAATTTGATCTCTGTGCCACAAGAACATTGATCTCATATTTTCAGGTTTTTGCCAGTCTGATATTTGAAATAAATAATTACTTGTAAGATTATACGGTTCACCAAATAAATCTATTAGTCTAAAGTCACCAGTATCGATATCTGAGTTAATAAAATCATAATCATTTATGTGTGAGGTGGTGAGGATATAAGGGATGTTAGAGTTAAGGTAATTAATAAAAAACTTTTTTATATCTGAATTGGAGAGGTGAAATAAACAATCCCTATTAATTAACAAATCCGCATACGGTAGAGGCTGTTCTGTGATATCTATATGTATAAAATTAATAGAGTCGCATGAATATTTTTTATTATTGATATCAATCAAGGGTAAGACTATGTCGCCGCCAATATATTTAATTGGATAATCTGCCAAAAATTTCTTCATCCAATTAAAGTCACCACAGGGGGCATCAAAAATTGATTGAATCTTAAATTTGTTAAGCATGAGTGGAAGATTATCCCGCAAATTTTTTGTGTAGGACAATGTTGATCCTCCGCCACTTCTGCTTTCTAGGGAGCCCCAGAAATTTAAACGGTAGATATTGGTGAATTTTTCCTCCGGATTGATGGATTTGAATATGCAATTTTTCTTGTATTTGAAGATAAATCCCTTGAAAGGGAAGCATGCAATCTTTAAAAAAAGCTCCTTTAAGTTCCTGTCATGAAATAGCACTTGCGTCTTGTTGATTAAGTACCTGAATTTATTCATTATTTGACGTGTATTTTTAGTAAATATTGGGGTTGAAATATGCAAAGGCCATTAAGGAAGGTTAGTTCATTGTCAATATTAACAGCCCAACTTCTCACGGGACCATTTTTATTTTTTTGGGGCATGAAGGTAAAGTTTCAAAAGAAAAATATCCCGCTCACCTTGCTTTGCAGTATCTTTATTAAGGGCTTCTAATGATGGCATATATAAAATTTACACATCCAAGGGTGGGGCTGGATTAAACAAGTTAAATATATAGTTAGCGCCCCTGGCGTTATCAGAGTTAAGAAGTTATTGATTGCTAAATCAGGCTCGGAAAAATTTTTTATCATGCCAAACATAGTTGCAACATTAAATTTACTTTGGGGTGGTGATCTGGAGTCGTTGGTTGATCTGTGAATATAGTCCAGATGATTGATGGATATTGATTTAGCAGATGATAGTAAATTCTGCCCATATTCTATGTATGCAACCTTTATGATTGGATATGTTTGTAGGGTGCCAACGGCACCCCCTATTTCAATAAAAGAATTGGGCTGAGATGAGATACTTTTTACCTGACAATTAACATTGTCCACTATAAGTTTATTATTTTCTTTAACAGGTTTAGGGGACTGCATACTTCTTTTATTTCCAATTGTATTTACGCCCTGAAGCAATTGGTTTTGTTTGTTATAAACTTACCGCGAGTATCTATTAAAAGTCTCGAATAGTCTTGTATTAACTTATAATCAAAATCATCATGGTCTGTTATTAAAGCTACGCAGTCAAACTTTGTTATTAATTCTTTAGTTAAATTATTTTTTAAAATATTAAATTCTTTATTTTGCAGAAGAATCTTGTTTTGTTTTATATGTGGATCGTAAAGTGTGACATTTGCGCCGGCCAATTCAAGGTTTTTGGCTATATCAATGCATGGCGATTCTCGCATATCGTCGATATTTTTTTTGTAAGCCAAGCCCAAAAGAAGTATGCTGCTGTCATTTAGAGATTTTTTGTGCAAATTTAATGCGAATTGTATTTTATCAATCACAAAGTTCGGCATCGCAGAATTAATTTCCCCTGCAAGCTCTATAAACCGAGTGTGAATTCCATACTCTTTGGCTTTCCAGGTTAAATAGTAGGGGTCAATTGGTATGCAGTGGCCACCCAGTCCTGGACCGGGATGGTAAGCTACAAATCCAAAGGGTTTGGTAGATGCTGCCCCAATAACCTCGTAAATATCAATCCCCATCTTATCTGCAACCAGTTTTAATTCATTTACTAAGCCAATATTGACTGCTCTATGAATATTTTCCAATAGCTTGGACATTTCTGCAATCTTAGGCGAGGAAACCCGGATTACTTTATCAATTACCGATTCATAGAGACTTGCGGCAACCTCCAGACAGTTTTTTGTTACACCACTACAAATTTTTGGGATTGTTTGGGTTGAATAATTTGGATTTCCTGGATCCTCCCGTTCTGGAGAGAATGCAACAAAAATATCTTCGCCAATTATCATTCCAAGGGCTTGAATTGGTGTCGCTAATTCTTCTTCAGTAGTGCCTGGGTAGGTTGTTGATTCTAGTGAAATAATCTGTCCCTTTTTTATAAATGGGAGTATGGCTTTAACTGTGCTTCGTATATGGGACAAATCCGGGGTCAAAAATTTATCCAAAGGTGTTGGTACGCAGATTATGATTGCATCAACCTGAGATATTTTTGAGAAATCTGATGTTGCTGTAGCACCTCGTGATACTGCGGAGATGATTCTATCTTCAGGGATATGGGCTATGTAGCTTTCTGATTTTTTGAATGAGGCAATCTTATTTTGATCAACATCAAACCCCATAACCTTAAATCCAACATCCGAAAATCTTAATAATAGCGGTAAGCCAACATACCCCAATCCAATAATACCAATGCATGCAGACTTGTCACTCAGCCTTTTTCTAGTATTCAAATAGTTCATTTTGATTTGTTCTCGTAAATAAATGCATCAAACCATAAGGCGGTATTTACCCACTGCCATATGGGAAATGAATTGGCCAATCCATTTTTTTTGTAGATAGACATGGATCTATTAATTTCTGTTACGTTAAAGAAGCCAATATTTCTAAAGTTGGTTGAGTTTACTAAATCAAGCACCCAATCCGATAACTGTTTTGTCATCCACTCTCGCTGTGGTGTGACTACAGGACGTTTTTTAGACCAAGTGATTTCATCGGGTAGTTTATTGCGCATTGCCGCCCTTAGAAC
This genomic interval carries:
- a CDS encoding class I SAM-dependent methyltransferase, translated to MNTDKTLNLKGDGYGKDKESIDYWLINRTKLKDLYKSELYFFSKALEFSNKVLDIGCAAGGSALFCREGKEAIEYTGIDVSHNLLNAAIARFSNKPDTKFIHFDGKKIPLEDGSIDFVFSFGVFHHLNHWSEMLIEALRVSSRYFLFDLRVWDKDSLVGNKNSYQKLALGNSWDGESIISYNIISMNKILELAIQLKNIKISMKAFGYYQKPTHLAVTPADKILMLSILLEKNVKHPTFELLIE
- a CDS encoding nucleotide sugar dehydrogenase, with translation MNYLNTRKRLSDKSACIGIIGLGYVGLPLLLRFSDVGFKVMGFDVDQNKIASFKKSESYIAHIPEDRIISAVSRGATATSDFSKISQVDAIIICVPTPLDKFLTPDLSHIRSTVKAILPFIKKGQIISLESTTYPGTTEEELATPIQALGMIIGEDIFVAFSPEREDPGNPNYSTQTIPKICSGVTKNCLEVAASLYESVIDKVIRVSSPKIAEMSKLLENIHRAVNIGLVNELKLVADKMGIDIYEVIGAASTKPFGFVAYHPGPGLGGHCIPIDPYYLTWKAKEYGIHTRFIELAGEINSAMPNFVIDKIQFALNLHKKSLNDSSILLLGLAYKKNIDDMRESPCIDIAKNLELAGANVTLYDPHIKQNKILLQNKEFNILKNNLTKELITKFDCVALITDHDDFDYKLIQDYSRLLIDTRGKFITNKTNCFRA